The following proteins are co-located in the Verrucomicrobiia bacterium genome:
- a CDS encoding TerC family protein, with amino-acid sequence MFDWITNPEIWISLVTLTVLEIVLGIDNIVFISILAGKLPPEKQAKARQLGLSLALITRILLLCGLAWMVKLTAPLFHIPAFWFVHEPHPISGRDLILLVGGLFLLWKSTREIHDKLEGEEEHVSGKVAPTFSSVIIQILLLDIVFSLDSVITAVGMAKYIGVMIAAVVIAMGFMLVFAGRISNFIHRHPSLKMLALSFLILIGVALIAEGFHREIPKGYIYFAMAFSVGVESLNIRTRTKSKPVKLHQPIQ; translated from the coding sequence ATGTTCGACTGGATCACGAACCCAGAAATCTGGATCAGCCTGGTAACGCTGACGGTGCTCGAGATCGTTCTCGGCATCGACAACATTGTCTTCATCTCGATCCTCGCCGGCAAACTGCCACCCGAGAAACAGGCAAAAGCGCGGCAGCTCGGATTGTCGCTGGCCTTGATCACGCGCATCCTGCTCCTGTGCGGGCTGGCGTGGATGGTCAAGCTTACCGCACCGTTGTTCCATATCCCCGCCTTTTGGTTCGTTCACGAACCGCATCCCATTTCTGGCCGCGACCTCATTCTCCTGGTTGGCGGGCTCTTCCTGCTCTGGAAAAGCACGCGTGAAATTCACGATAAACTGGAAGGCGAGGAAGAACATGTTTCGGGGAAGGTGGCGCCGACGTTCAGCAGCGTCATTATTCAGATCCTGCTGCTCGATATCGTCTTTTCGCTGGATTCAGTGATCACGGCGGTGGGAATGGCAAAATATATAGGGGTCATGATCGCAGCGGTTGTCATCGCCATGGGCTTCATGCTGGTTTTCGCCGGCCGGATCAGCAATTTCATCCACCGCCATCCGTCACTGAAGATGCTTGCGCTGAGCTTCCTGATCCTGATTGGCGTGGCTTTGATCGCCGAAGGTTTCCATCGCGAGATTCCCAAGGGTTACATTTACTTCGCCATGGCATTCTCGGTCGGCGTTGAATCGCTTAACATCCGCACACGCACCAAGTCCAAGCCTGTGAAGTTGCATCAGCCGATCCAATAA
- the recG gene encoding ATP-dependent DNA helicase RecG — MTAPNQAESLLRRPVMSLWGVGAERARLLERLRIHTVEDLLLHKPRRYEDRRRFLAIRELQPGQPACVRGIVVASGVKRWKKGARAMFECVLEDSTARLHCRWWQAFPWMEEYFAVGREFVVFGKLESLRPRIVDHPETELVEAGEENLVHLNRIAPIYPLTEGLPQRWLRGLIWRSVDQLMTGGSFPEWNALDERLRFARTEAASLPGRSNAVTMLHFPEEFEDIEIARRRLALDEFVDLQVHMQQRRKLFESRSKALPCGGDNNRLMKPFLQVLGFKLTASQANVLREIRHDLRGEHPMRRLLQGDVGSGKTAVAACSALMALECGFNVALMAPTEILAEQHHRNFSRWFESLGVRVELRTGSTRAALAHGSRSLEEVKPLLVIGTHALVSSGFEIQKLGLVIIDEQHKFGVAQREQLVRKGHYPHLLVMTATPIPRTLGLTLYGDLDVSTIDAAPPGRGKIKTFVRTTDTLPKVWSFIREKLAAGRQAYVVYPRVEENQGNEVKAVMKEFEVLKRQLAPYSVAMLHGRMKAAEKEGVMAEFRANRVHVLLATSLIEVGVDVPNATVMLIENAEQFGLAQLHQLRGRIGRGVHDSHCILVSAAGNIEARERLQVLEATRDGFQIAEADLKLRGPGELLGKDQSGVPAFRFGNLAQDLELISFAREIARGR, encoded by the coding sequence ATGACTGCGCCGAACCAAGCTGAGTCGCTGCTGCGGCGCCCGGTCATGTCATTGTGGGGCGTGGGTGCAGAGCGCGCGCGCTTGCTGGAGCGGTTGCGAATACACACCGTGGAGGATCTGCTTTTGCACAAGCCCCGGCGTTACGAGGATCGCCGCCGCTTCCTCGCCATTCGTGAACTCCAACCCGGCCAACCCGCGTGCGTGCGCGGAATCGTCGTGGCTTCGGGAGTCAAGCGCTGGAAGAAGGGCGCCCGCGCCATGTTCGAATGTGTTCTCGAGGACAGCACCGCGCGGCTGCATTGCCGCTGGTGGCAGGCTTTTCCCTGGATGGAGGAATACTTTGCTGTTGGCCGCGAGTTTGTTGTCTTCGGCAAACTGGAATCCCTCCGCCCGCGCATCGTGGATCACCCCGAAACCGAGCTCGTGGAAGCGGGTGAAGAAAACCTCGTTCATCTGAACCGCATCGCCCCGATTTATCCCCTCACCGAAGGCCTGCCACAACGCTGGCTGCGCGGGCTCATCTGGCGAAGTGTCGATCAACTCATGACAGGCGGCAGTTTTCCTGAGTGGAACGCGCTCGATGAGCGCTTGCGGTTTGCCCGCACAGAAGCCGCGTCGCTGCCAGGCCGTTCCAACGCCGTCACCATGCTGCACTTTCCGGAAGAGTTCGAGGATATCGAAATCGCGCGGCGCCGACTGGCGCTTGACGAATTCGTCGATCTCCAGGTGCACATGCAGCAACGTCGAAAATTGTTTGAATCACGTTCAAAGGCACTGCCCTGCGGCGGCGACAATAATCGTCTGATGAAGCCGTTCCTGCAGGTGCTTGGATTCAAGCTCACCGCTTCACAGGCGAATGTGCTGCGTGAAATCCGGCACGACCTTCGAGGCGAGCATCCGATGAGACGCCTCCTGCAAGGCGATGTAGGTTCGGGCAAGACGGCAGTCGCAGCGTGCAGCGCTCTCATGGCGCTGGAATGTGGATTTAACGTCGCGCTAATGGCGCCGACCGAAATTCTGGCAGAGCAGCATCACAGGAATTTTTCGCGGTGGTTTGAATCTCTGGGCGTGAGAGTCGAGCTGCGAACGGGCAGCACGAGGGCCGCTCTGGCTCACGGTTCACGATCGCTGGAGGAAGTGAAACCGTTGCTCGTCATTGGAACGCACGCGCTCGTTTCCTCCGGGTTTGAAATCCAGAAACTCGGGTTGGTGATCATCGATGAACAGCACAAGTTCGGAGTCGCCCAACGCGAGCAACTGGTGCGCAAGGGACATTACCCGCATCTGCTTGTGATGACTGCGACGCCGATTCCGCGAACATTGGGGCTGACGCTGTATGGGGACCTGGATGTTTCCACGATAGACGCCGCGCCGCCGGGCCGCGGAAAAATCAAGACGTTCGTGCGCACCACGGACACCCTGCCGAAGGTCTGGAGTTTCATTCGCGAGAAGCTTGCGGCCGGCCGGCAGGCCTATGTGGTGTATCCGCGGGTTGAGGAAAACCAGGGGAACGAGGTGAAGGCGGTGATGAAGGAATTCGAGGTTTTGAAACGGCAACTCGCTCCGTACTCCGTCGCAATGCTGCATGGACGCATGAAGGCTGCGGAAAAAGAAGGCGTGATGGCTGAGTTTCGCGCGAACCGCGTTCACGTGCTTCTGGCAACGTCCCTGATCGAGGTGGGCGTGGATGTGCCGAATGCGACGGTGATGCTGATCGAAAACGCAGAGCAGTTCGGGCTGGCCCAATTGCACCAGTTGCGCGGCCGCATTGGGCGCGGTGTGCACGACTCGCATTGCATTCTGGTCTCGGCGGCAGGGAACATTGAGGCGCGTGAACGGTTGCAGGTGCTGGAGGCAACCAGGGATGGATTTCAAATCGCGGAAGCCGACCTTAAGTTGCGCGGGCCGGGTGAATTGCTTGGCAAGGACCAGAGCGGCGTGCCCGCTTTCCGGTTTGGAAATCTTGCGCAGGATCTTGAACTTATAAGTTTCGCACGAGAGATCGCACGCGGAAGGTAG
- the mfd gene encoding transcription-repair coupling factor, whose protein sequence is MTHSTADIAAGNLFAQFVKTPAAQSLMRRVEEGGAVRLHGVAAPAQPFLAIALHNHLRRFPVVIVTDTLKTQESVEQDVETWLRAAEPANATNLRQRPLFYPSWEILPHEAKLPQADVISDRLETLVRLSRPQPPNAHPPLIITSVVALMQKTFAKETLDARTRTLRRGDRCEPLDLIEWLEDQAYEPEAQVTQKGEIALRGGILDVFPLTSPWPVRLEFFGDELESLRYFDPQTQMSREEIESITLAPGGELGLLRQIGDNGAPPASLLTYLPRSTIFLFCEPALLRERAEDYTRQVVPGDRLHLEWEAFQSEMRQAGMSEIAVREGGADGVGVSVPATEPEDTELNLPSLDAFRPLPDRAPEPQVAEAQRRGFFQQLHRWLRQGYAVHVFCNNDGEKQRFVEIWNDRPLSNSETSAAALAEPGLILHLGSLARGFIADDAKLVVVTDAEIFGRYKVQRPRRLKSSHAVAARSALDIDFTEFEEGDLVVHVQHGVGRFLGLKLLPAGAGTKPTDKANPAGNIECLMLEYAASDPAQPAPKLYVPVTEAHLVSKYVGAGKVRPPLNTLGGTRWNKAKEHAERAVRDVAADLLSIQAARDSQAGHPFKADTPWQREFEGSFIYEETADQLQAITETKADMERPKPMDRLICGDVGFGKTEVAIRAAFKAVMDGKQVAVLVPTTVLAQQHFNTFRERMADYPVRVELLSRFRTRREQQRAIEDLAVGAVDIVVGTHRLIQKDVVFKDLGLVVIDEEQRFGVLHKEKFKTLRKLVDVLTLSATPIPRTLYLALTGARDMSAIQTPPHDRLPVETIVTQYDERLIRDAIQRELNRGGQVFFLHNRVTTIHTMEQKLRTLVPQARMVVGHGQMDADDLERVMTQFVNGEADVLLSTTIIESGLDIPNANTIIIDRADRFGLSELYQLRGRVGRYKHQAYAYLLLPRHAGLLTDVRKRISAIKQYATLGSGFKIAMRDLEIRGAGNLLGSEQSGHITAVGFDLYCQLLKQSVSALKGEKIKPRVAVSVRLDFLDTTGEAVGEPTDLANSSARAALPHSYVPEPQHRIDIYRKLAQATDKESLEALARELRDRFGPVPPAVELLLQVAELKRLASERAITTLEVKEDKVMLSRRGDYIMVGGKFPRLTKKEARARLKEIRKLLLVL, encoded by the coding sequence TTGACGCATTCCACCGCTGACATCGCGGCAGGCAATTTATTTGCTCAATTTGTAAAAACTCCCGCCGCGCAATCCTTGATGCGGCGTGTGGAGGAAGGGGGCGCCGTGCGTCTCCACGGCGTGGCCGCTCCCGCTCAGCCGTTCCTCGCCATTGCGCTTCACAATCACCTGCGACGATTTCCCGTTGTCATTGTCACTGACACACTGAAAACGCAGGAATCCGTGGAGCAGGATGTGGAGACGTGGTTGCGAGCAGCCGAACCAGCGAATGCAACCAATCTTCGTCAACGGCCGCTCTTTTATCCCTCATGGGAAATCCTGCCGCACGAAGCCAAGCTTCCGCAGGCGGATGTCATCAGCGATCGATTGGAAACCCTGGTTCGACTTTCCCGTCCCCAGCCGCCGAACGCGCATCCGCCCCTAATCATTACGAGCGTTGTCGCGTTAATGCAGAAGACGTTTGCGAAGGAGACTCTGGATGCGCGCACACGAACTTTGCGGCGGGGCGATCGATGCGAGCCGCTCGATTTGATCGAATGGCTTGAAGACCAGGCGTACGAACCCGAAGCGCAGGTAACGCAAAAAGGAGAAATCGCGTTACGGGGCGGCATTCTCGATGTTTTTCCTCTCACCAGCCCGTGGCCAGTGCGGCTCGAATTTTTCGGCGACGAACTGGAATCGTTGCGGTATTTCGATCCGCAGACCCAGATGTCGCGGGAGGAGATTGAATCGATCACGCTTGCGCCAGGCGGAGAGCTGGGCCTGCTGCGTCAGATCGGTGACAACGGCGCGCCACCCGCGAGCCTGCTCACCTATCTTCCTCGCTCAACGATTTTTCTATTTTGCGAGCCGGCACTGCTACGCGAACGCGCTGAAGATTACACGCGGCAGGTTGTCCCTGGCGATCGTCTGCATTTGGAATGGGAAGCCTTCCAGTCGGAAATGCGCCAGGCCGGAATGAGTGAAATCGCAGTTCGCGAAGGCGGAGCAGACGGAGTCGGCGTTTCCGTGCCAGCGACTGAGCCCGAAGACACTGAGCTGAACCTGCCGAGTCTCGATGCATTTCGTCCGTTGCCGGATCGCGCGCCCGAACCGCAGGTCGCCGAGGCCCAGCGGCGGGGATTTTTCCAGCAACTGCATCGTTGGTTGCGCCAGGGCTACGCTGTTCATGTCTTTTGCAACAATGACGGAGAGAAGCAGCGCTTCGTGGAAATCTGGAACGACCGCCCGCTTTCGAACAGTGAAACATCCGCAGCGGCGCTGGCCGAACCGGGCTTGATCCTGCACCTCGGATCGCTTGCCCGAGGATTCATCGCGGACGACGCGAAGCTGGTGGTGGTGACGGATGCGGAGATCTTTGGACGTTACAAGGTGCAGCGTCCGCGACGGCTCAAGTCTTCGCACGCGGTGGCCGCGCGTTCAGCCCTGGACATTGATTTCACTGAGTTCGAGGAAGGCGACCTCGTTGTTCATGTGCAACACGGAGTCGGCCGATTCCTCGGCCTGAAACTTCTGCCTGCGGGCGCCGGAACGAAACCGACTGACAAGGCGAATCCGGCAGGAAACATCGAATGCCTGATGCTGGAATACGCCGCCAGCGATCCCGCCCAGCCTGCGCCAAAGCTTTACGTGCCTGTGACGGAAGCGCATCTGGTGAGCAAGTATGTGGGTGCTGGAAAAGTTCGTCCGCCGCTCAACACCCTGGGTGGGACGCGCTGGAACAAAGCGAAGGAACATGCGGAGCGTGCGGTGCGTGACGTCGCGGCTGATCTCCTCTCGATCCAGGCCGCGCGCGATTCACAGGCAGGGCACCCGTTCAAGGCGGACACACCGTGGCAGCGGGAATTCGAAGGCTCTTTCATCTACGAGGAGACAGCCGACCAACTCCAGGCCATAACCGAAACCAAGGCCGACATGGAACGGCCGAAGCCGATGGACCGTCTCATCTGCGGCGACGTCGGATTCGGCAAGACCGAAGTGGCGATTCGTGCGGCGTTCAAGGCGGTGATGGACGGCAAGCAGGTCGCGGTTCTCGTTCCAACGACCGTTCTCGCCCAGCAGCATTTCAACACGTTTCGCGAGCGCATGGCCGATTACCCCGTTCGCGTCGAACTGCTTTCACGTTTCCGCACGCGGCGAGAACAACAAAGGGCGATTGAAGATCTGGCAGTCGGCGCGGTGGATATCGTGGTGGGCACGCATCGATTGATTCAAAAGGACGTCGTCTTCAAGGACCTTGGGCTCGTCGTGATCGATGAGGAGCAGCGCTTTGGAGTGTTGCACAAGGAGAAGTTCAAGACCCTGCGCAAGCTCGTGGATGTGCTCACGCTGAGCGCGACGCCCATCCCGCGCACGCTTTACCTCGCCCTGACGGGTGCGCGGGACATGAGCGCCATCCAGACACCGCCCCACGACCGCCTGCCTGTTGAGACCATCGTCACGCAATATGACGAGCGTCTCATTCGCGATGCGATTCAACGCGAGCTGAACCGTGGCGGCCAGGTTTTCTTTCTTCATAATCGCGTGACGACCATTCACACGATGGAGCAGAAGCTCCGCACGCTGGTGCCTCAGGCGCGGATGGTGGTCGGGCACGGACAGATGGACGCCGACGACCTGGAGCGAGTGATGACACAGTTCGTCAATGGTGAGGCGGATGTGCTGCTGTCGACCACGATCATTGAAAGCGGCCTGGACATCCCGAACGCCAACACGATCATCATCGATCGCGCGGATCGCTTTGGTTTAAGCGAACTGTATCAATTGCGCGGACGTGTGGGGCGCTACAAGCACCAGGCTTACGCCTATCTCCTGCTGCCACGACACGCGGGGTTGCTGACCGATGTGCGAAAACGCATCAGTGCGATCAAGCAATACGCGACTCTGGGAAGCGGATTCAAAATAGCGATGCGCGACCTGGAAATACGCGGCGCCGGGAACCTGCTGGGGTCGGAGCAAAGCGGACACATCACAGCCGTGGGATTCGACCTTTACTGCCAGCTCCTCAAGCAGAGCGTTTCTGCGTTGAAAGGCGAGAAGATCAAGCCTCGTGTAGCGGTGAGCGTTCGCCTCGATTTCCTGGATACGACGGGAGAGGCGGTTGGCGAGCCGACGGATCTGGCCAACTCCAGCGCCCGGGCCGCTCTGCCGCACAGCTACGTGCCGGAGCCGCAGCATCGCATTGATATCTATCGCAAGCTCGCGCAGGCAACCGACAAGGAATCGCTTGAAGCCCTTGCGCGGGAACTTCGGGACCGCTTCGGCCCCGTTCCGCCGGCAGTGGAGTTGTTACTGCAGGTTGCCGAGCTGAAGCGCCTCGCGTCGGAACGCGCAATTACAACCCTCGAGGTCAAGGAAGACAAGGTGATGCTCAGCCGCCGAGGCGATTACATCATGGTTGGAGGAAAGTTCCCGCGCCTGACGAAGAAGGAAGCGCGGGCGCGGTTGAAGGAAATCCGCAAGCTGTTGCTCGTGCTTTGA